One window of the Triticum dicoccoides isolate Atlit2015 ecotype Zavitan chromosome 3B, WEW_v2.0, whole genome shotgun sequence genome contains the following:
- the LOC119277464 gene encoding uncharacterized protein At5g39865-like, protein MWLPWVKTRSSSPTSASTCSSTALAAASPRLSFNSPSLKDLQALLRSDPAAPSPSPPQPPHTAPCSPSAARVFHRVRIAASALRALRTLQAPPPAAEADRRVVLYYTSLHVIRGTYEDCRAARAILRGLRASVDERDLAMDARYLEELTALLPRARRITLPQVFVGGRHLGGAEELRRLHESGELRRVVAGAAPLAACARCGGERYVLCGSCDGSHKRYSLKGGGGFRTCAGCNENGLVRCPDCSPPAV, encoded by the coding sequence ATGTGGCTGCCCTGGGTCAAGACGCGCTCCTCCTCCCCCACCTCcgcctccacctgctcctccacggcgctcgccgccgcctcgccgcgcctctcCTTCAACTCGCCCTCCCTCAAGGATCTCCAGGCCCTCCTCCGCTCCGACCCGGCCGCGCCCTCCCCGTCCCCGCCGCAGCCGCCGCACACGGCCCCGTGCTCCCCCTCCGCCGCCCGAGTCTTCCACCGCGTCCGCATCGCCGCCTCCGCCCTCCGCGCGCTCCGCACCCTGcaggcgccgccgcccgccgccgaggCGGACCGCCGCGTCGTGCTCTACTACACCTCCCTCCACGTCATCCGGGGCACCTACGAGGACTGCCGCGCCGCGCGCGCCATCCTGCGCGGGCTCCGGGCCTCCGTCGACGAGCGCGACCTCGCCATGGACGCGCGCTACCTCGAGGAGCTCACGGCGCTGCTCCCGCGCGCCCGCCGGATCACGCTGCCCCAGGTCTTCGTCGGCGGCCGCCACCTCGGCGGCGCCGAGGAGCTCCGCCGCCTGCACGAGTCGGGCGAGCTGCGGCGCGTCGTGGCCGGCGCCGCGCCCCTCGCCGCCTGCGCGCGGTGCGGCGGCGAGCGCTACGTGCTGTGCGGCAGCTGCGACGGGAGCCACAAGCGGTACAGCCTCAAGGGCGGCGGCGGGTTCCGCACCTGCGCCGGCTGCAACGAGAACGGCCTCGTCCGGTGCCCGGACTGCTCCCCGCCGGCCGTCTGA